TTGAATATCCTTGATCACAGGTTCATACCAACACCCGCATTCCCCACTCTAGtctcttgacatttttttataaataatgtttTCCTATCGTCaataaaaactaattttattatatgCGCATCGTGCGCGATGTATAAATTagtatacaggtatacatttatacatacgtaaaaATACACGCGTATTTTTTCATGTGTATTTTTAAACTTCCTTACAGCCCGCCGGGCTTTAACATTTCAAATCACTCTGTTGGCTATTTGTGAAAATCAGCATTCGCTTTCTGACGGACAGTTCGTAATAATATTACTAATTACAAGTGTTAAATTCGCATTCGTATTAAACCGGTGCGTATCATTGCAGAAAAATTCACTAATCTTTATCGTGGATGGGGGATTGAAGTTATTTTAAAGCGGCGGATTTACCTGGAAAGCGGACCTACTCATCGTCATACGGCACTAACGTGACGTCACGCGTAGTAATACATTCCACGGCCGAATCACAATGAGTCTTCGAACCTACGCCAATGGGACTGCTTTCGATTGTTGGCGGGCGCCGCCATCTTGGTCAGTGAGCTTGTAAGCAGCCGTCCGAGGAGGTGTCCGTTTTTCGGTGATACGTATCTAGTGCGAATTCTCGAATCCTTTCAGCGACCCCGTGAAATCCGCTAGCATCCAGGATGTCGGAGCGGGAGGACAATGTCTACAAGGCAAAACTGGCCGAGCAGGCAGAACGCTATGACGGTGAGTCgttatttttaacgaaatctTTCGGCTTCCAACAGAAATTCGGTGAAATTCGTCGATGACCTCACGAAAAAACCTTTCCACAGCTAATTATTCCGTGGTCAATTTTTCCGGTTGTTATACTTGACAGACGATGGGCGTCCTCTCATGTATTTGCACACTTTTTTTTGCCACTTATTTCCAAAGAACTGTCAAAATCTAACTTCAAACGTCAGAACTGACAAATTCGCCTACCGCGCGCAATGCCGGTCCCTCGAGGTGACCCTCCCTTTTGCTTCCTACGCGTTTCTCTACTCTTGATCGGCACTTTAATTACAGCAATGAATAATTCTAGAGTTCGTCGTGGTTATGCCTCGTTAATCATAATCCATGCCGAGTGACTCGGGACAACGTTGCTAGGCGTGTAATCGAACGTGCGATAACCGCATTTCGAGTGACGCATAGACATGGGAAGGCAAAGCTTTTAACCGCACGTATCTATCAACTCGTGTCTAGGCATAAAATCCCTCAAACTTATCGGGAttatcttcttcttcattggttctttttttcaaccttgtCCCCATGTCGCGTCTCGTCCTATAGAGTTCCATCATTTCTTTATTCCCGTCCAAAGTAAAGTATGGCTATTCGCTTGGGGACTTTTCCCCCCTCCCGTCTGTGGTGCCTTCAAAAATTACGCTCTACATCTTCGCGCAGTCGTTTACACGCGATATCGCTGTTTCAATTTACATCATTGCGTTTTAAGTAACAGTACAATAAGAACAAGTCCCGTTTTACGAATTCTTGAAAAGGAACGACGAAAAAAACACTACCATCAACTTTTCCCGATTTCTTTTACAATTGAGAACAATTGCGTATACGCAATGTCGTCTTCTTTGATTACTCCGGCAAATACATGCTATGTAGTAGGCTGGTACTCACTGTTTGACAGGAACATGCATTACCTCATGAGCTGTATATTATCTGTTAAGAGCTCCGTGAACGAACAGAagagataattgaaaatccgCCCTACTACGGAGCTAAAACCCATTAAAATGTTGCAACAGTTTATCTGTGATGGCAAATCACTTAGATCTTCATTCAGATCCAAACGATATTTCATGATATCACTAATCTTCTTCACAAATATACGTGCtgtgattttggaaaaaatatataagtacattatttttaggtaaaattattaatcTAATCTTGATTGGATGCCAATCACAGCATGAACCTATTAATGACTAGGCAAATATTTgaatagataaaatatttatcaagaAGATCTCAGTCAAAAAGGGTATCAGTGGAGGGTTTAATTTTGAGGGTAGTAAGAGCAAGCAGGCAGAGGGAGAACCAGGCAAGGGGATGAGTGAAGCAAGGGAGGTCGTAGCTGAAGGAAAGTATTGATCTGTGCCTGCTATCCTGTGTCCCTGTACACTCTCTAGCCCATGTACTTTATTCGTGTTAACTCTCTGGTCTTATCAATTCATTGAATAAAAGGAATTACTATGCTACATCAATCATGTATTTTATGCATTTTAGAGAATTATTCGTTTTGATTGTTTTATATGTGCATTTAATTACAGCTGATTAGCTTACacaattttaatattgatttatCGTAATGATTGCTTGAAGGAGTCTCACCTTTTTTTAATCCTCGTTAAGTTCTCGTTGCATAACGataatatttccatttttcaaattgctaCTTTGGTTGGAGAACTCTCAAGGACTTATCTGCAGGTCCATTTGCTACCGTTTCTCATTCGCTGCAAGAGACTTTAAACTTCATTTAAAGGCAAAGGGTTGCTATTCTGTTCCGTTATTTGGCTTTAAGAAACAGCTGTAAAACTTTTACATTAATCGTAGTTGTTACATTGCTATAGTgtcaagtttcatttttcttcgtttaagATGTCAACACATATTAGATTTTAAGATGTCTAATTTTCCACTTTCGTCTTTACTTTTAAGgataacttttaaaaatcttatATGACACTTTAAATTTCCCAGTAAAATATGCTTTATACGCATATTTGTACGTGTCATCTCCAATGACCTAACAATTTTGAGAAAACGGATCTTGATTTTGATCTTTTTAACAGAATAATTTTAAAGGACATTGAGACGAATTTTGCTGTTGTATTATAGGCATTTCGAATTGTTGCAGGAATTTTCTTGTTAAGAAAGGTGAAACAATGCTTTATTTCCTTTTGctaattttttcttgcaattcTTTTACATAAAGTAGAGAAGTTTTTATCAAgaaattcgaattattcaatACATGATTTACAAACCAAGTACTGGACCTCTGGTTTATATGTTATTTAATGAAATGCCAGCTGGAGCAACTGgagttcaaaaattatatcacaGTGATTCTacgtaaataatgaaatagtGAATAAAATGGTGTAGATTGCAAACTCtggatcaaaaaatttgacaattacCTCAGAAACTCCCAGTATTTCCGAAAATCACGGAATCACTGACATGGTACTCTGAAATCTATGAATGATTTATGAATCAGAAATACctcagaattttatttatatgcatGTAACTTTgtaagtgattttttttattcgttagctctgaaaaaattctaattttgACAGTAATAGCTACCAATTAACTTACTATTTTTGACCCCTTAGTGACACCTAATAAGTTCTTGACTtagataaaaataagaaaacacgAGATAAATAAACTTTGTTTGTCCTCTTCATCAAGtcttcattttcgtttttacacaTCTTTCATCAGCTAAAAACAGAagtgtgtgaaaaaattattgctctTGTCTTGAGAAAGATGTTCCGTAAAGCAAAACTGCATCCTGGCATTTGTAATCCAATGTTAGTTAATTGTATCATGTGTCATAAATTTGACAAACGTTTGAACTTTAGTCATAATATTTGTATTGCAGAGATGGTCGAGGCGATGAAAAAGGTAGCATCCCTCAATGTGGAGCTTACCGTCGAAGAGAGGAACTTGTTGTCCGTCGCGTACAAAAATGTGATTGGTGCGAGAAGAGCCTCATGGCGGATAATCTCTAGTATCGAGCAAAAAGAAGAGAACAAAGGGGCTGAGGAAAAATTGGAGATGATTCGCCAATATCGTTCGCAAGTTGAAAAAGAACTCAGAGACATTTGTGCCGACATACTCGGTGTCTTGGACAAACATCTTATCCCCTGCGCGTCAACCGGCGAGTCTAAAGTCTTCTATTACAAAATGTAAGGACTGTAAATTTATTCTGTTTTATCATTATCTCATTTTCCATATGACATTTTTACTGAGAAACATTGATTCGGTTACAGGAAGGGTGATTACCACCGTTACCTTGCAGAATTTGCAATTGGTAATGACAGGAAGGAGGCGGCCGAGAACTCACTGGTTGCATACAAGGCGGCGAGCGACATCGCAATGACAGAATTACCACCTACTCATCCTATTCGCCTTGGACTGGCTCTTAACTTTTCCGTGTTTTACTATGAGATTTTGAACAGTCCCGATAGAGCGTGTCGCCTTGCAAAGGCTGCCTTTGACGATGCTATTGCTGAATTGGACACCCTTTCAGAAGAGAGCTACAAGGACTCAACTCTCATTATGCAACTCCTCAGGGACAACCTCACCTTATGGACCTCGGATATGCAGGCGGACGGTAAGTCATAGTTATTGTTCTATTGACTCAATAAGGGTTTATGAAATGATATTCTAAATCTTGAAAATTCGTGAACAATATAAAAAGAATTAGTCTTAGATGGggcattttcaatttcatatctAGAATCTGAAGTAGAGCAGCCAACTGTTCAAGGAGATGGTGCTATACCCATTACAAGTGATTCCCATCCTTAAGAACACTGTCCAACTCCCCCTCCTTATACCATCATCAGGTTAGAAATATCTCCTTGCTGATCAAGGTCAATTTAAACCAAGAACACCTGTTAATTGAATCGAACAATCAAATTATGAGATTTTCAATAGGATAATTTTCTCTGTAGTTTTTAGGtaaaattatcattgataaaaaatttgtattttcttgtattACTACTTAAGTTTTCAAAGATAAAATTGAGCTACTTTTTGTAATAGGCGAAGGCGACCAGAAAGAGCAGCTGCATGATGTGGAAGACCAGGACGTGTCGTAACTTAAGTTGCAGTGAGTGTCATTCGCGCatacaaatgaaagaaagaaaaaaaactgttaatAATTcttaagcaaaaaaaaaaaaaaacaaaaaaaaacaaaaaaacatacaGCGGGTGGGAGTTCAGGGTGGGGAGGGAAGCTCTTTAGCTATCATGTGGTCGTACGTGTGGTAAAACACACATGCGTTCACTCCAAAATCATCCAATCACATGTTGTTGAGTTATGGAGCACGCAGAAAAAGTATAAGAGACGCATCCTGCGTATTAGTGAGATTACAAGCATTTAACAAAGTGAAAATCCGCTGCCTGTTGCAATATTAGTTCCTGGCTGAGTGTAGCTTACACTGTTGTCCTGGGGACCAATTTGCTATATGTAGTTTTCTACATTGCGTACGCTTGGATCCAAATTCTTGAATGCCAATGCGCCGAGACCCTAATtgataatcaataattatgtaatcttttaaaaaaatgtagttgAACTATCATTAACGTGGATCATGAGAAGAGGttagaaaaaaacataaacatTAACATTTACTccgtgtaagaaaaaaaattgttattaccatttttttttttacaaacattCTTATGCTATTGATACGTGCTGAGACATTAAAAATACGAACACTTTGCTACtaatgcaaaatttttcatttttccttctttttttttataatcataaCATTACGTGTATCTATGTGGcgcattgaaataaattattttatccatCATCACCTATATTCATGTACATCAAcgtaaattaataatcaaaCTTATCAATTTGTGAATCTTCAAAATCAATTCGTAAATTGAGAAACTAATAGCTCTCTTTTTATTCGcatccctttttttttcgttctttctcttcgtCTTATCCACGTAGCTTAATACTTTTTCTGGAGATTTTACGTAAATATCAGGTATTTCTGTGAAGAAGCTGATGTCTGGTAATCCTGCATGAAACATCTGATGGTGAACTTTTCATTGTATTGCATTCGTTGATCATAAAATGTCATGGAGAGTACCACAATATCTCTTGTTCCTCATATACTTTTACTTACGTAAAATCTGTAAGAGTTTGAATTAAGCGTACGCTTGCAAGACGGACACCGGGCATGCttaaaagaaacaataaaataaaattgaaagagaaaCAATTTGTGGAAATTGGTGTGTGGCGTGCCCCTACATTTAAGTATTATAGCAGTAATATTAATtcttaattatattataaatatattacaaagaataacattaaataatattgataataccATAAGTaagtatattaataataattttaattgtaCAAGGAGCCGATTGAAGTAATTAAGATTAACTTTTGCAATAGTGAAACGTTATATActgtaaaattatgaaaataccACGGGGTATTTAATTATTGAATCTAAAAACAagacatttaaaaaaataacgtgaaaATAAGACAAATGCCAATGCTGACAATGTAGGCAACACACACACGCAATTCGATAAACACTTAGAACCAGTAAATCATATTTTGGAATTCGCATGCGTTCACTCTGTATTAGGAAATTAATACAATACACCAATTACGACTTTTCCTGTAAAGCCACAcatgaaaactgaaaataaagTCATTATTACTGTCTATTTTGTGGCTTGTTCATTGAATTTCGATGGAATTAATTCAATACTGTAGACTTGCGAAGTACTGAGGTTTGCAACTAATGATTTAATCTTAATTGAAACTATTTGCTATCTCTGCTGAAATCAAAGGTGTTTGTGTCATATACAGGTACTTTTATGATGTATCAGTAACAGCCCAATCATAttaaccaaattcaatttagaTCATGGACATATCTATAACTGTATATGTGTAGGTGACAGAGAATTAAGTTGGAATTGAATCAAACTAGTAGTAATTAAATGCTCAttatctttttgtttttcattactATCGTCCGTTGTTATGTATTTTGCTAATTTCAAGATGTTCAAACGCAGAAATTCCAAGGTGATGAAGTAAGTTTAGGTGTCTGGAATTTTGATTCACCTAATATAATATGGAGATATTTTTCCCTCTTGTTTTTATCCAATTCACTCATTGTATTGTGTATCGAAATATTAAAAGTAGACATGATCTGAAGTTGAAGTATTTATAACTGTCACATTATATTTTGATATAATCAACATGACTGAAATATCATTCGTGCTATTATCACATCATTTATTCGAGGATGTTTATCTGCAATTACATGATAAAAGGACATACAAATTCACGTCTGATACTAAACGAATGTGTCTCGGGTTTCAGTGGTATCATTATCAcagattatttaaattttctaaaactcAACAGTCTACTTGTACAATATAAGTGATTCTGCATTGTTGATTCTGATTGAcacaaaaagaagaaacgcCCTTTCTTGTTTATAAAACGAAAGGAGGTAACTTATTTcagtttaatataaatatatataaaatttgatatctaATACAATTAAATATCTTCCACGGAATTCAAATAAGTACATATACTTCACAAGTTAAGTAAATTACAGAATAACTTCTAATTTTATACATGGGTTAATGTCTCCATTTTTTCTGTAACACCACGTTTCGatcattatttattactttaCTTAAGTT
The Neodiprion lecontei isolate iyNeoLeco1 chromosome 3, iyNeoLeco1.1, whole genome shotgun sequence DNA segment above includes these coding regions:
- the LOC107226139 gene encoding 14-3-3 protein epsilon isoform X1, giving the protein MSEREDNVYKAKLAEQAERYDEMVEAMKKVASLNVELTVEERNLLSVAYKNVIGARRASWRIISSIEQKEENKGAEEKLEMIRQYRSQVEKELRDICADILGVLDKHLIPCASTGESKVFYYKMKGDYHRYLAEFAIGNDRKEAAENSLVAYKAASDIAMTELPPTHPIRLGLALNFSVFYYEILNSPDRACRLAKAAFDDAIAELDTLSEESYKDSTLIMQLLRDNLTLWTSDMQADESEVEQPTVQGDGAIPITSDSHP
- the LOC107226139 gene encoding 14-3-3 protein epsilon isoform X2, which encodes MSEREDNVYKAKLAEQAERYDEMVEAMKKVASLNVELTVEERNLLSVAYKNVIGARRASWRIISSIEQKEENKGAEEKLEMIRQYRSQVEKELRDICADILGVLDKHLIPCASTGESKVFYYKMKGDYHRYLAEFAIGNDRKEAAENSLVAYKAASDIAMTELPPTHPIRLGLALNFSVFYYEILNSPDRACRLAKAAFDDAIAELDTLSEESYKDSTLIMQLLRDNLTLWTSDMQADGEGDQKEQLHDVEDQDVS